The DNA region ACGGTTGTGAAAGAAGAATTTAGAGAAATAGATTCCGATGACCGGGCGTTGGTTCGGTACCCAATGTGCGTGTCTCACGAGGCGGTACCAAACGTGTTGAGCTTCAACGAAGACTCGACGTTGGTTTCCGGTCGAATGACCCCGTGCCAGTTCAACGAGATTGAGTTGGCACTGCTGCAGCGGGCAATGGCCAACGGCCAGGACGAGGTGTCGCTTCTGACCCAGTCGCTGTCGTTGTCGATGATGGAGGCCCAGTTCCTGCGGATGCATTTGAAGGAGTTTAATTTGAAGGCACGCTCGGTGCTGGAGCTGTTTAAGGTAAGTTATACTAGGGAAAATCAAACGTAGTATATATTTGCAATATCGTTCCAACGTTTCAGTACTGTGAGGGCACGAATGACCGCTTCTGTCGCTGCCCGGAGATTCGCAAGCGAGTCTACGAGATGGGCATACTCGTTCAGCGTAGCGTTCCGTAACGGCGATCTTCAAAACCCTTCCAATAAAAGTGCCACGCTGCGCGATGGTATCGAACGAtcgatattaaataaattttattgttttaatgaaTTCGAGAGTTAAGCGGATTAAGGATACGTCCGGTGATGAGCGCCAGGTCCATCTCTTTGTCCAAAATGCAAAACAGGAAGGGATAGTTTATGGCCAGCTCGATGGGGTTTTTGTACAGCGATGTGAACCCTGTGAACGAAGCAAAGTATTAGCCCAATTAGGGTGGGTCTTCAGGCAGAACCGTCTTCTGTAGGAATGCTACAACAGATTCTTTAATTACGTTTTAGCTGCTGCAGTGACTGCGTTcggatgttgatgttgattgaCTGCTCGATGTGCTTC from Culex quinquefasciatus strain JHB chromosome 3, VPISU_Cqui_1.0_pri_paternal, whole genome shotgun sequence includes:
- the LOC119770485 gene encoding uncharacterized protein LOC119770485, with the protein product MTGYLQISPTVAYTVLSEILASSGMAVDEPDSARIAEILTPKSPAKAAAVQPMVSIPVASVPTVVKEEFREIDSDDRALVRYPMCVSHEAVPNVLSFNEDSTLVSGRMTPCQFNEIELALLQRAMANGQDEVSLLTQSLSLSMMEAQFLRMHLKEFNLKARSVLELFKYCEGTNDRFCRCPEIRKRVYEMGILVQRSVP